Proteins encoded in a region of the Triticum dicoccoides isolate Atlit2015 ecotype Zavitan chromosome 3A, WEW_v2.0, whole genome shotgun sequence genome:
- the LOC119269969 gene encoding ribosomal lysine N-methyltransferase 3-like: MDVATASRLRAFESWLREHGVVCSDALRLDASEAGGVYVRALAALREGDVVATIPRRACLTPRTSGAAAAIKDAQLGGTLALAVAVMYERARGADSPWHDYLRLIPDCEPVPLVWPEDEAARLLAGTELDKTVKQDREFLCEDWKECIEPLISSGELGVKPDDLSLEKYFAAKSLLSSRSFRIDKYHGSGMVPLADLFNHKTDGEHVHFTKSDDSDSDEEEDGDDQSNADSGEEGDVDQSNIDLVEEKDDDDQSNASADEPSTVENSTAKPSGEGYNDEDLEMIIVRDANPGDEVYNTYGTMGNAALLHRYGFTELDNPYDIVNIDLTLVTKWCSSKYSHRYAKARVSLWHKLGYSGCTSEDAEYFEISYDGEPQLELLILLYIIFLEPEVYDKLVCVAEDLVGDDDQHDEQDTIDSFAKVVEVTRPAKNGVEKLPDVKKLLQSESIVSALASIADNRESLYGSSTLKDDEEKLRTCSPVGERNIYHSLVLRVSERKILGRLRKHACSWPKTKKRKHT; this comes from the exons atggacgtcGCCACCGCAAG CCGCCTCCGCGCCTTCGAGAGCTGGCTGCGGGAGCACGGCGTCGTCTGCAGCGACGCGCTCCGCCTCGACGCCAGCGAGGCCGGCGGCGTCTACGTGCGCGCGCTCGCCGCGCTCCGGGAGGGCGACGTCGTTGCTACCATCCCGCGCCGCGCGTGCCTGACGCCGCGCACGTCCGGGGCCGCGGCGGCCATCAAGGACGCGCAGCTCGGCGGCACGCTCGCTCTCGCCGTCGCCGTCATGTACGAGCGCGCGCGGGGCGCCGACTCTCCGTGGCACGACTACCTCCGCCTGATCCCGGACTGCGAGCCCGTGCCGCTCGTCTGGCCCGAGGACGAGGCCGCGCGCCTCCTCGCCGGCACCGAGCTCGATAAG ACAGTGAAGCAAGACAGGGAATTCCTTTGTGAGGATTGGAAAGAATGTATTGAGCCACTCATTTCTTCTGGAGAATTGGGGGTCAAGCCAGATGATCTTAGCCTGGAGAAATATTTTGCTGCTAAAAGTCTTCTTTCATCAAGGTCCTTCCGTATAGATAAATATCATGGTTCTGGAATGGTTCCCCTGGCTGACCT TTTTAATCACAAGACTGATGGTGAACATGTCCACTTCACTAAGTCAGACGACTCAGACTCagacgaagaagaagatggtgatgaTCAAAGTAATGCAGACTCAGGTGAAGAAGGTGACGTTGATCAAAGCAATATAGACTTAGTTGAAGAAAAAGATGACGATGATCAAAGCAATGCTTCTGCTGATGAACCGTCAACTGTTGAAAATTCCACCGCCAAACCTTCAG GTGAAGGATATAACGATGAAGATTTGGAAATGATTATTGTCAGAGATGCCAATCCAGGGGATGAG GTTTATAATACGTATGGTACCATGGGAAATGCTGCTTTGCTTCATCGGTATGGTTTTACAGAACTTGACAACCCATACGACATTGTCAACATCGATTTAACACTGGTCACCAAGTGGTGCTCGTCCAAGTACTCCCATCGATATGCAAAAGCAAGGGTATCACTATGGCATAAGCTAGGCTATTCAGGCTGCACCAGCGAAGATGCCGAGTACTTTGAGATCTCATACGATGGAGAGCCCCAGCTTGAACTTCTGATCCTCCTTTACATCATCTTCTTGGAGCCTGAAGTTTATGACAAGTTGGTCTGCGTAGCTGAGGATCTGGTTGGTGATGATGACCAGCACGATGAGCAGGATACCATCGACAGTTTTGCTAAGGTTGTCGAAGTAACAAGACCCGCCAAAAATGGGGTTGAAAAACTGCCTGATGTGAAGAAGCTACTGCAAAGTGAGAGCATTGTCTCTGCACTTGCATCCATTGCTGACAACCGGGAGAGCCTCTATGGTTCCAGCACtttaaaagatgacgaggagaagcTCCGAACATGCTCTCCCGTCGGCGAAAGGAACATTTACCATTCTCTGGTGTTGCGTGTGAGTGAGAGGAAGATACTTGGCAGATTGAGGAAACATGCCTGTAGTTGGCCAAAGACCAAGAAGAGGAAGCATACCTAG